From the genome of Hydrogenovibrio kuenenii DSM 12350:
TTCAAGCCGGTAGAAGCACTAGATCCAATTCGACTTTCAAACTTGCTTGGAATTGAGCGTCAAAAGAATTTGTTTTGCCAAAACCTACAAAGCTTTATGGCAGGGCAACCTGCGAATCATGTCTTGCTTTGGGGTGCTCGTGGTACAGGTAAGTCGTCCTTAATGAAAGCCGCATTGAATGAGTTTCATGCTGATGGGTTGAGAGTCATTGAATTGGAAAAAGAAGATATTTCTGATTTACCTGAGATTAGCGATAAGTTACGTAAGCAACCCTGGCGTTTTGTGGTTTATTGCGACGATCTTTCGTTTGCAGCGGACGATAACAGTTACCGACATTTAAAAATTTTAATGGAAGGTTCAATCGAGCCACCTGCGGATAATATTTTAATGGTGGCAACCTCCAATCGTCGTCATTTGGTTGCCGAACATTATCAAGACAACCTCGAAAGTGAAACCCGCTCAAATGGCGAAATTCATCTTGGTGACCGTTTGCAGGAAAAACTTTCTTTGGCGGATCGTTTTGGATTGAGTTTATCTTTTTATGCACCGGATCAAGTTCTATATCTTGAAATGGTTGAAGCTTTATTCAAAGAGCATCAAATGACACTATCATCAAGCGAACTCGAACAATTGCATTTAGAAGCGGTTCGATTTGCAACTTCTCGCGGCAGTCGAAGTGGTCGTATTGCCAAACAATTTTTTCAGGATTATTTGGTACGTAATTCTTTTATTTAAGGTGCTTCCACGTGAAATTATTATTTAAAACCAAAGCATATAGATGGATTAAAGGTAGCAGACAGCGATTCCAGTTTGCTGTGTTTATCAGTTTGCTGTCTGTTTGTACGCTTGCTTCAGCACAGAAGAATACGGCAGCCATTGCCATGCCGGATGAATACAGCGCAGCGGTCGCAGAAAAAGTATTGCAAGACGGTGGAAATGCGGTTGATGCGGCTGTTGCCGCAGCGTTTGTTCTGGCGGTCACTTATCCTGAAGCAGGTAATTTAGGTGGAGGCGGTTTCATGACGCTTTATGCGAATGAAACGAGTAACTTTCAACCTAAAACCAATGTATCAGTTGATGCACAACAGCATGCGTATTTTTTAGACTACCGAGAAAAAGCGCCTAAAGCAGCAACGATGGACATGTATCTAGATGGCAAAAAACAGGTTGTCCCTTATAAGTCGTTAATTGGCTATCAGGCATCCGGTGTTCCTGGAACTGTCATGGGTCTTTGGACGGCTCATCAGCGATTTGGTTCGATGGACTGGTCGACTTTATTGCAGCCAGCTATTAACTACGCAAAAAAGGGTTTTATTGTCTCGGCCGACTTGGAAAATACGCGTAAGTGGTATCAAAAATGGATTGCCAATAAATCAAATGATTTGAACTTTAACCATTACTTTTCAGGCTTAAAAACGAATGTGTTATTTAAGCAACCAGAGCTGGCAAAAACCTTGTCGCGCATTGCCGAAGAGGGCGCCGATGATTTTTATCATGGACAAACGGCTTTGGCATTGGTGAAACAAATGCAGGCACATGATGGCTTGATTACCATGAAAGACTTGGCTGCTTATGAAGCCAAATGGCGCAAGCCGATTTTAGAAAACTGGAAAGACTATACGGTTGTTTCTGCACCGCCTCCAAGTTCTGGGGGGGTGGCGTTGGTGCAATTGCTCAAAATGAAGGCGTTGCTTGATCCTGAATATCATCGTCAACAGCTTTTGGCTGTGAAAGAAGGGATTCCCGCACAAGCATATGAAGCACACTATTATGCGGAGATGGAAAAGCGTGTTTATGCCGATAGAGCCAAATATCTCGGCGATCCGGATTTTGTTAAAGTTCCTGTGTCACAATTAGTATCAGACGACTATATTTCCCGACGTGCACAATCCGTTGAGTGGGATGGGCCATCTGACACCAAAGCGATTCATCCCGGTAAAATAGAATCACCGGAAACCACACATTTCTCTATAGTCGATTTCAACGGTAATGCCGTATCCAATACCTATACCTTGAATATGCCGTTTGGTAATGGTGTGGTGATAGAAGGCGCAGGATTTTTGATGAATGATGAAATGGATGATTTCAGTTCCAAGCCAGGTGTCGCAAATGTGTTTGGTGTGGTGGGCGGACATGCCAATGCCATTGCGCCAGAGAAACGTATGTTGTCATCCATGACGCCAACGATTTTACTGAAAGGCGACCAAGTTGTGATGGCGGTCGGAACACCGGGCGGTTCTTCAATCATTACTTCGGTATTCCAGACCATCGTCAATGTGTTCGATAAGGGAATGGATGCGCAAGATGCAGTGAATGCAACACGTGTACATCATCAGCTTTTTCCTAAAGATCAAATTAACTACAACCCCAGTTTGCCGAAAGCCACCAAAGATGCATTACGCTTGATGGGGTATAACCTACGGAAAAATAATTATCTGGGTGATGTTCAACTGGTCTTTAAACGACAAGGTAAATGGCAAGCTGCTTCAGATATAAGAGGGCGAGGGGAGGCTAAAGTGTTTTCACAAACCGCGGATGAAGTAAAAACTAATGAAACCGAATAATGGTTACCCCAGCCTGGCAGTTTTTAGACAAACGTAGCACTCGCTGCCTGAAGGGGTAAGGCGAGAAACGTAGCACTCGCCGCCCGAAGTGGGTAAGGCGAGAAACGTAGCACTCGCCGCCCGAAGTGGGTAAGGCGAGAAACGTAGCACTCGCCGCCCGAAGTGGGTAAGGCGAGAAAATCTACCAGGCTGGGGTATGCTGGGTGAACGATGGTTATTTGGAAACCGTCAGCACATCACAATCAGCGTGATGCAATACACTTGTGGTCGTTGAACCAATCAGTTTTTCCAGGAAGGAATGACCATGTCTTCCCATAATAATTAAATCGACACTGAGTTCATCTGCCCGTTCGGCAATATCGACTTTTGAAAAACCTGAAAGGACTTCGCATTGTTCTGAGGGAATATCATATTCTTCCGCCATGGAGTGAAGTCTTGCTTTGGCAGCTTTGGTCATGGACTCAGCTATTTCCGGCATCCAAATTCCTGAAGTACCACTTAGACTGATGTCTTCAAATACAGGATAAGTCGGCTCTTCGACTA
Proteins encoded in this window:
- the ggt gene encoding gamma-glutamyltransferase gives rise to the protein MKLLFKTKAYRWIKGSRQRFQFAVFISLLSVCTLASAQKNTAAIAMPDEYSAAVAEKVLQDGGNAVDAAVAAAFVLAVTYPEAGNLGGGGFMTLYANETSNFQPKTNVSVDAQQHAYFLDYREKAPKAATMDMYLDGKKQVVPYKSLIGYQASGVPGTVMGLWTAHQRFGSMDWSTLLQPAINYAKKGFIVSADLENTRKWYQKWIANKSNDLNFNHYFSGLKTNVLFKQPELAKTLSRIAEEGADDFYHGQTALALVKQMQAHDGLITMKDLAAYEAKWRKPILENWKDYTVVSAPPPSSGGVALVQLLKMKALLDPEYHRQQLLAVKEGIPAQAYEAHYYAEMEKRVYADRAKYLGDPDFVKVPVSQLVSDDYISRRAQSVEWDGPSDTKAIHPGKIESPETTHFSIVDFNGNAVSNTYTLNMPFGNGVVIEGAGFLMNDEMDDFSSKPGVANVFGVVGGHANAIAPEKRMLSSMTPTILLKGDQVVMAVGTPGGSSIITSVFQTIVNVFDKGMDAQDAVNATRVHHQLFPKDQINYNPSLPKATKDALRLMGYNLRKNNYLGDVQLVFKRQGKWQAASDIRGRGEAKVFSQTADEVKTNETE
- a CDS encoding universal stress protein encodes the protein MHNYQTILVAVDFSPDSEKAIARGKQLAEIYQAELMLLHLVEEPTYPVFEDISLSGTSGIWMPEIAESMTKAAKARLHSMAEEYDIPSEQCEVLSGFSKVDIAERADELSVDLIIMGRHGHSFLEKLIGSTTTSVLHHADCDVLTVSK
- a CDS encoding ATP-binding protein; protein product: MSKKIRWDKHFAAIWRAKKEKFKPVEALDPIRLSNLLGIERQKNLFCQNLQSFMAGQPANHVLLWGARGTGKSSLMKAALNEFHADGLRVIELEKEDISDLPEISDKLRKQPWRFVVYCDDLSFAADDNSYRHLKILMEGSIEPPADNILMVATSNRRHLVAEHYQDNLESETRSNGEIHLGDRLQEKLSLADRFGLSLSFYAPDQVLYLEMVEALFKEHQMTLSSSELEQLHLEAVRFATSRGSRSGRIAKQFFQDYLVRNSFI